In Candidatus Saccharimonadales bacterium, one DNA window encodes the following:
- the polA gene encoding DNA polymerase I, whose product MKRLAIIDGKSVFYRGYYAMPGLSLKDGTPTGGVYGFTTLALELIKKLQPDYVAVAWDKKGTSIRKRLEILPTYKAGRKRPPEDFFAQIPMLHELLEAFSWPLYELDDYEADDIMGALSKQASEQGIETCLITSDLDMLQLVGPLTHVYAMKSGLSNLEQFDVTHFEEKYGLSVHQFLDLKSLKGDSSDNIPGVPGIGEKTGIQLLQEYKTLDGVYAHLGDIKPTTRTKLEAGKESAYTSKLVGEIWCDAPVTLDLDATDVNDLDTEKLEDLLRKLEFTSLLRKLPKGMQKSTQTDLFSEPIVSNIQPLVEAPWPVTLSLSAGAEVLLQLNDAGDEAWLSLDRKTVARAPLTHIDSSIWRALEMTKVVTYDAKALYHAAHSQAVEVRFDNVHDVRQSAFLIDPLTRDRSIAGLINDDIQPDDAGKTMASLWHIYDQQLESFAREPKIASIATTLDFPLTYMLYRMESKGIKVNKQFLSAMSRELGDELGELEQKMHTMVGHEFNIASPAQLSEVLFTNLGLSTQGIKKGKTGYSTGQKELDKLRGQHPIIELIERTRELAKLKNTYIDTLPVQADDNDRIHTTFNQDVAATGRLSSTNPNLQNIPVRSDLGRRIREAFIPEEGNVLVSADYSQFELRLAAILAHDEKLINDFNGSIDIHTKTASEVYGIPVDDVTKSQRRDAKVINFGVLYGMSPHGLAAATGMNFTQAKTFIDHYFTVRAPIRVFIDSTLEQAKTEGYVETYYGRRRPTPDVNSSNFIVREAAKRAAANMPIQGTEADLMKKAMLLVDEKIGDLGEQILQIHDSILIECPAGNAEKVADLLKTCMENIAPELAISLKVDVSTGTNWGEL is encoded by the coding sequence ATGAAGCGACTGGCTATTATTGACGGAAAATCGGTTTTTTATCGTGGTTACTATGCAATGCCTGGGCTTTCTTTGAAAGACGGCACACCAACGGGCGGTGTGTATGGTTTTACTACACTAGCACTCGAACTTATTAAAAAGCTTCAGCCTGACTACGTTGCAGTTGCTTGGGATAAAAAGGGAACAAGTATACGAAAACGCCTAGAGATTCTACCTACATACAAGGCTGGTCGCAAACGTCCGCCAGAAGATTTTTTTGCGCAGATCCCTATGTTACACGAACTGCTTGAGGCATTTTCATGGCCACTTTATGAACTCGATGACTACGAGGCAGATGATATTATGGGTGCACTGTCTAAGCAAGCTAGTGAACAGGGAATCGAAACGTGTCTTATTACAAGTGATCTAGATATGCTACAACTTGTTGGTCCTTTAACGCATGTTTACGCAATGAAGAGTGGGCTTAGTAATCTTGAACAATTTGATGTCACCCACTTCGAAGAGAAGTATGGACTATCAGTGCATCAATTTTTAGATCTTAAATCACTAAAAGGGGATTCATCCGATAATATTCCTGGAGTTCCAGGAATTGGTGAAAAGACTGGTATCCAACTACTTCAGGAATACAAAACACTTGATGGTGTATATGCACATCTTGGTGATATTAAGCCGACAACGAGGACAAAATTAGAAGCAGGTAAAGAGAGTGCGTATACCAGCAAGCTAGTTGGTGAGATTTGGTGTGATGCGCCTGTCACACTTGATCTCGACGCAACTGATGTTAATGACCTTGATACGGAAAAACTCGAAGACCTATTAAGAAAACTAGAGTTCACTTCGCTTCTTAGGAAATTGCCAAAAGGTATGCAGAAATCTACCCAAACAGATTTATTTAGCGAGCCTATTGTCTCGAATATTCAACCACTAGTTGAAGCGCCGTGGCCAGTAACTCTGAGCTTAAGTGCTGGCGCTGAGGTATTACTACAATTAAATGATGCGGGTGATGAAGCTTGGCTTTCACTTGATCGAAAGACAGTCGCTAGAGCTCCACTGACCCATATCGATAGCAGTATTTGGCGTGCACTTGAAATGACGAAGGTTGTTACCTATGATGCTAAGGCTCTGTATCATGCTGCGCATAGCCAGGCAGTGGAAGTTCGTTTTGACAATGTTCATGATGTTCGTCAGTCTGCATTTCTGATCGACCCTCTGACGCGCGATAGATCAATTGCCGGTTTAATCAACGACGACATTCAACCTGATGATGCAGGTAAAACAATGGCTTCCTTATGGCATATTTATGATCAACAATTAGAAAGCTTTGCCCGTGAACCTAAAATTGCATCGATTGCGACAACGCTCGATTTCCCGCTGACTTACATGCTGTACCGTATGGAAAGTAAGGGCATTAAGGTCAATAAGCAGTTTCTTTCTGCCATGAGTCGTGAACTTGGTGATGAGTTGGGCGAGCTTGAACAAAAAATGCATACAATGGTTGGTCACGAGTTTAATATTGCCAGCCCTGCTCAATTATCTGAAGTGCTTTTTACAAATCTTGGCTTATCTACGCAGGGCATCAAAAAAGGTAAAACAGGTTACTCAACTGGTCAAAAAGAACTTGATAAGCTTCGTGGGCAGCATCCTATTATTGAACTCATAGAACGAACTCGTGAACTTGCTAAGCTTAAGAATACATATATTGATACATTGCCAGTGCAGGCTGACGATAATGATCGCATTCATACAACCTTCAACCAAGACGTTGCTGCAACGGGTCGGCTGAGTAGTACTAATCCAAATTTACAAAATATTCCCGTCAGGAGTGACCTGGGCCGTCGTATCCGTGAAGCATTTATACCTGAAGAGGGAAATGTACTAGTCAGCGCAGATTATTCACAGTTTGAACTACGCTTAGCGGCAATTTTGGCACACGACGAGAAGCTCATCAATGATTTTAATGGTTCAATTGATATCCATACTAAAACAGCTAGTGAGGTATATGGTATACCCGTTGACGATGTCACAAAATCTCAGCGTCGCGACGCGAAGGTGATTAATTTTGGTGTTCTATATGGTATGAGTCCACATGGGCTTGCAGCTGCAACAGGTATGAATTTTACTCAGGCAAAGACATTTATTGATCATTATTTTACTGTTCGTGCGCCTATTCGGGTGTTTATCGATAGTACTCTCGAGCAAGCAAAGACAGAAGGCTATGTCGAGACATATTATGGACGTCGTCGCCCAACTCCAGATGTCAACAGTAGTAATTTTATTGTTCGTGAGGCAGCAAAACGCGCTGCTGCTAACATGCCAATTCAAGGAACAGAAGCGGATCTTATGAAAAAGGCCATGCTACTTGTCGATGAAAAGATAGGTGATTTAGGTGAGCAGATTCTGCAAATTCACGATTCAATCCTAATAGAATGCCCAGCGGGGAATGCTGAAAAAGTTGCTGACTTATTAAAAACTTGTATGGAAAATATCGCCCCTGAACTCGCAATTAGCCTAAAAGTTGATGTAAGTACAGGTACAAATTGGGGTGAACTTTAA
- a CDS encoding HAD-IA family hydrolase, with translation MIRGIIFDCFGVLYRGSLGHLYDITSPEHRDDLMNLSRTSDLGYVTKDDYITAVAGFTHKEPSEVATILSTYHIRNEAMFELVRSLHPEYKVALLSNVGQHVMDGLFTSDELSQLFDEVVLSSDVHIMKPDPAIFELMAQRMGLLPEECVMIDDLETNITGAIRAGMQGIVCVSSEQTATDLRALLSGE, from the coding sequence ATGATACGCGGTATTATTTTTGACTGTTTTGGCGTTTTGTACCGTGGAAGTTTGGGTCATTTGTATGACATCACATCACCTGAACATAGAGATGATCTTATGAATCTCAGCCGTACTTCTGATCTTGGATATGTCACAAAAGATGATTATATAACGGCGGTTGCTGGTTTTACTCATAAAGAACCCTCAGAAGTTGCAACTATTCTCTCTACTTACCATATACGAAATGAAGCGATGTTCGAACTTGTCCGTTCTTTACACCCAGAGTATAAGGTCGCATTGCTTAGTAATGTTGGACAACATGTCATGGATGGTTTATTTACAAGCGATGAGCTCTCACAACTCTTTGATGAAGTGGTTTTATCGAGTGACGTTCATATTATGAAACCCGATCCAGCAATCTTTGAATTAATGGCTCAGCGTATGGGTCTTCTTCCGGAAGAGTGTGTAATGATAGATGATCTTGAGACGAACATAACTGGTGCAATTCGAGCAGGAATGCAAGGAATTGTATGTGTTTCATCAGAGCAGACGGCTACGGATCTCAGGGCACTGCTCTCAGGGGAATAA
- the mutM gene encoding bifunctional DNA-formamidopyrimidine glycosylase/DNA-(apurinic or apyrimidinic site) lyase — translation MPELPEVETVRRGLNRLIINRIIKGVNSDTPKSFPNTQTDVTEFLIDAAVIDIRRRAKVLMIDLSTGYTLVIHLKMTGQLVFRGETVFGAGHPNDSLVGELPDRSTRVTIEFTDSSHLYFNDQRKFGWMRLLPTVEVSNIDFMKKVGPEPLEPDFTVNEFSARFTRRAKTSIKAALLDQTVVAGVGNIYADESLWGAKIHPKRLVGSITTAEFHALYTELRAVMNLAIDKGGSTDKNYVNAEGKRGSYMDFARVFRREGHPCPRCGTIIIKFKAAGRGTHICPFCQKEE, via the coding sequence ATGCCTGAGCTACCTGAAGTAGAGACGGTTCGTCGTGGTCTAAACAGGCTCATTATTAATCGTATTATAAAAGGTGTAAACAGCGATACGCCTAAAAGTTTTCCAAATACACAAACTGATGTAACTGAATTTTTAATTGATGCCGCAGTAATTGATATTCGTCGACGTGCAAAAGTTTTAATGATTGATCTTTCAACCGGCTACACTCTTGTTATCCATTTAAAGATGACAGGACAGTTAGTTTTTCGTGGTGAGACAGTATTTGGTGCAGGACATCCAAACGACAGTCTTGTTGGGGAACTACCAGATCGATCAACTCGTGTAACGATTGAATTCACAGACTCTTCACATCTCTACTTCAATGATCAGCGTAAGTTTGGTTGGATGAGGTTGCTCCCAACAGTAGAAGTGTCAAATATCGATTTCATGAAAAAAGTTGGACCAGAGCCACTTGAACCAGATTTTACGGTTAATGAGTTTTCCGCACGTTTTACTCGTCGCGCTAAGACAAGTATCAAGGCTGCATTACTTGATCAAACGGTTGTTGCGGGTGTAGGTAATATTTATGCTGATGAGTCACTGTGGGGAGCTAAGATTCATCCAAAACGTCTAGTTGGATCTATTACGACTGCGGAGTTCCATGCCCTCTACACCGAACTTCGTGCAGTTATGAATCTCGCAATTGATAAAGGCGGATCTACTGATAAAAATTATGTTAATGCTGAAGGTAAGCGGGGCAGCTACATGGATTTTGCAAGAGTTTTTCGTAGAGAGGGTCATCCGTGTCCACGTTGTGGCACGATAATAATCAAATTTAAAGCCGCAGGACGCGGTACACATATTTGCCCATTCTGCCAAAAGGAAGAGTAG
- a CDS encoding undecaprenyl diphosphate synthase family protein: MEKPTFHVAIIPDGNRRWAKQHGIGAYSRMYKKGVDRTLEISEAAFAAGVTHLSLWGSSYANIADRTGDFSSSIDKLYRTSVHKFADHPLISKYDVRIQAIGEWRDTLTKPTIDAINKVVDQTNMRGTNILTLLFSYSGSRERAAAIQSLLKSDVITPHGVEASNMLLREHSWTSSLPQVDLIVRTGAWHDPHNSAGFLSLLADETQLVFPEVLWPDFTSEHMTKIIDEFRARERRFGK; encoded by the coding sequence ATGGAAAAACCTACATTTCATGTTGCAATCATACCTGACGGCAATCGTCGTTGGGCCAAGCAGCATGGAATTGGTGCATATTCTAGAATGTATAAAAAAGGTGTCGACCGAACGCTTGAGATATCGGAAGCCGCCTTTGCTGCCGGGGTAACTCACCTTTCCCTATGGGGCAGTTCATATGCCAACATTGCAGATCGAACGGGCGATTTTTCATCAAGCATTGATAAGCTTTATCGAACTAGCGTCCATAAATTTGCAGACCATCCACTCATAAGTAAGTATGATGTTAGAATTCAGGCAATCGGCGAATGGCGTGATACGCTTACCAAGCCGACAATCGATGCAATCAACAAGGTAGTCGATCAGACTAATATGCGTGGAACAAACATACTTACGCTTCTTTTTAGCTACAGTGGATCTCGTGAACGAGCGGCAGCAATTCAATCTCTACTAAAATCGGATGTTATTACCCCCCATGGCGTAGAGGCTTCTAACATGTTACTACGCGAGCATTCATGGACTAGTTCACTACCTCAAGTAGATCTTATTGTTCGTACGGGCGCATGGCATGACCCTCATAACAGTGCTGGATTTTTAAGTTTACTCGCTGATGAAACGCAGCTCGTTTTTCCCGAAGTTCTTTGGCCAGATTTCACATCTGAACATATGACGAAGATCATAGATGAGTTTAGGGCTCGTGAGCGTCGTTTCGGAAAATAA
- a CDS encoding T3SS effector HopA1 family protein, with protein sequence MQKDTVPKQKYTFERSVAAKKILAPGFIDGAIDGTLRSAPGKEAYFMKSFLDQVPADDSDKEFVRDVDQAVEFRHQLTGFIIDNLHVYSLSDQPSSTKAYIQNAEAKMVKTLEAGEQTFSKYLRNRSIDPSNNKVLPRPEFEFNAGTFPTKKGNKVDFLAGGRISGMAVPITIQRQGLANFVQWTSQAYLESSLSGEAQQITRRIYLNPKIMDSVRIFSQVTAAADAAGLKIKGKIFDRSVESSVLSGQKKKRADHQSAITMRGDGIVLYALNDQDADRVLGIVEKIYEENLDSFSGRRTNRLPFRLADGLAIGDEPTEKDESLTTHRSNILSEVAAYAVENTRKSPKLDRQRIFTGLWRAAALSNNINPDNLAFNAQR encoded by the coding sequence ATGCAAAAAGATACAGTACCAAAACAAAAATATACCTTTGAGCGTTCTGTTGCTGCAAAGAAGATCTTAGCTCCAGGCTTTATCGATGGTGCAATTGATGGCACTCTTAGATCTGCACCCGGTAAGGAGGCATACTTCATGAAATCATTCCTTGACCAAGTGCCTGCCGATGACTCTGATAAAGAGTTTGTTCGCGACGTCGATCAAGCTGTTGAATTTCGTCATCAATTGACTGGCTTCATAATAGATAATCTCCATGTATATTCACTGAGCGACCAGCCTAGTTCTACGAAAGCATATATACAAAACGCAGAAGCTAAAATGGTAAAAACACTTGAGGCAGGTGAACAAACATTTAGTAAATATCTTAGGAATCGATCTATAGATCCAAGTAATAACAAAGTATTACCTCGACCTGAGTTTGAATTTAATGCCGGTACTTTTCCTACTAAAAAAGGCAATAAAGTTGATTTTCTTGCAGGTGGTCGCATTAGTGGGATGGCTGTTCCCATCACTATTCAGCGCCAGGGTCTTGCAAATTTTGTTCAGTGGACTTCTCAAGCATACCTAGAGAGTTCGCTATCTGGTGAGGCTCAGCAGATTACTCGTCGTATTTACCTTAATCCGAAAATCATGGATTCAGTGAGAATATTCTCACAAGTCACAGCTGCTGCAGATGCAGCTGGGCTAAAGATAAAAGGTAAGATATTCGATCGCTCTGTTGAGAGTAGCGTACTCAGTGGACAAAAGAAGAAGAGGGCTGATCATCAGTCAGCTATTACAATGCGTGGTGATGGGATTGTTCTCTATGCTTTAAATGATCAAGATGCAGATCGCGTCTTGGGTATTGTCGAAAAAATCTACGAAGAGAATCTCGATAGTTTTTCTGGTCGTCGTACGAATAGACTACCATTTCGCTTGGCAGATGGTCTTGCGATTGGCGATGAGCCAACTGAGAAAGATGAATCACTCACAACCCATCGTAGCAATATCCTCAGTGAAGTTGCTGCATACGCGGTTGAAAATACTAGAAAAAGTCCTAAACTTGATCGTCAAAGAATATTTACTGGATTGTGGAGAGCTGCCGCTTTAAGTAATA